A window of Streptomyces broussonetiae genomic DNA:
AGGGACTCGCCGCCCTCGCCCGCGAGGCGGTCGAGATCATCGGCGGAGACGAGGCGGCGCTGTTGCGCGAGTGCGCCCGTCCCGAGTGCACGCAGGTCTACCTCGATCGCTCCCGAGGTCACCGACGCGAGTGGTGCGCCATGCGAACGTGCGGCAACAGGGTCAAGGCCGCCGCCTACCGGGCACGCCGGCACAGCGCCCAGAGCTGACCAGGAAGAGAACGGTCGTGAACAGCCGGTCAGCCGCCTCGCTCCGGGCGCGGTATGTCGAACAAGCCGCGGGGGATCTCGAGGAGAACCGTCACCGGCAACGGGAACTGGCCGAGCGGCTCAGGATGTTGAAGCAGGAGGAAGCCCTGCTGACGGACATCCTGGCGCTCGCCGAACGGTATGAGGAGACGAACGCTCCTGCCCTGCGCGAGCGGCCCGAGCGTGAAGCCGTCACCTCCCGGGAGAAGGCCGCCGCGACGGGAAAGCCGGTGCAGCCGTTGCTCCGGGATGTCCTGATCGAGTTGCTCGGCGCCCACGACGCACCGAGGTCGGCGAAGGACCTGCGGGACGAGCTGATGGCACGGCACCCGGACCGTTCACCCACCCCGCAGGTCGTCCGCAACGCTCTCGCATCACTCGTCGCGAAGGGGCGGATCCGGCGCCACGAGCGGGCGCGTTCGGTGTCGTACACCGTCGCGGAGCATCCGACACGCTGACCTCTACGGGCTGCCGGGCCTCCGCCGGCGGTGTCGACGTCGTACATCGAGTGGACCATGAAGTGCCCGATACCCGTGCGCCGGCGGATGCCTGCCGAGCGTGCCTCCGGCACGGCACCCAGGTGTCGGCGGGTGAAGTCGAAGCCGGCTTCGTCAGAGGCGGTCCGCGTCGACGACGGCCTGCGCGAACGCCACCGGTGCCTCCTGCGGTACGTTGTGGCCGACGCCGGTCAGCGTCCGGTGCTCGTACTTGCCGGTGAACCTGGCGCGGTACGTCGAGCCGTTGCCGGGCAGGGTGAAGGGGTCCTTCTCGGGGTCGACGGTGATGGTCGGCACCGCGATGGAGGGTGTCATGGCCAGCTTCTCCTCGTAGCGGTCGTAACGGCGTTCGCCGTCGGCCACGCTGAGCCGCCAGCGGTAGTTGTGGATGACGATCGCGGCGTAGTCGGGGTTCTCGAAGGCGGCCGCGGTGCGCGCGAAGGTGGCGTCGTCGAACTTCCAGGTCGGGGAGACGAGTTCCCAGACGAGCCGGGTCAGCTGGAGGCGGTGGTCCTGGTCCTCCATGGCCTTCCTGCCGCGTTCGGTGGCGAAGTAGAACTGGTACCACCAGGTGTGTTCCGCGGCCGCCGGGAGCGGTTCGAGCTGGGCCTTGCGGTCCGTGATGAGGTAGCCGCTCACCGAGACCAGAGCCTTGACGCGCTCCGGCCACAGGACCGCGAGGATGTCGCCGGTCCGTGAGCCCCAGTCGAAGCCGGCGATCACCGCGTTGTGGATCTCGAGGGCGTCCATCAGCGCGATGATGTCCAGGGCGATCACCGACTGCTGGCCGTTGCGGAAGGTGCGGGAGGACAGGAACCGCGTCGTGCCGTGACCGCGCAGATAGGGGACGATCACGCGGTAGCCCCGGGCCGCCAGCAGGGGAGCGACGTCGACGTAGCTGTGGATGTCGTACGGCCAGCCGTGCAGGCAGATGACCACCGGGCCGTGAGCGGGGCCCAGCTCGGCATAGCCGACGTTGAGCAGACCGGCCTTGACCTGCTTCAGGGAGGGGAAGGAGGTGTGCCTCCCCGGAGTGCCCGGAGTGCCCGGCGCGGCCGCGGAGGCCGGGGCGGTCGGGGCGGCGCTCGAAACGTCCTGCAGACCGGCCAACGAGGCGGCGGCTGCTCCCGTGCCCAGCCCCATCGCCTTGCCGAAGGTACGCCTGTTGATCATGTGAAGCCTCCCATGTGTGGGGACAAGTGCCGCACGGTCGCGGCGAGTTCAAGCGCAGGGGTGACTCTGACACAGGGTTCGTCACCAGTCAAAAGGGTGACGTAGCGAATTCCGTGACCAGTTCAAATGGTGACTGGGGCTTGCGATCGCATGCGTCACCCGTCAGAGTGGTTACTGGTGTGTGTTCCGTGGGCCGTCGATCCTCCGGAGCGACGACCGATGAAGAAGTGGAGTTCGGCCATGGACAAGGAACCGTTGACGGACCTCGGCGCGGCGGCACGGCACGCGCGGTACGGCAGACTTCCCGAGCGCATCCGCTTCGAGGACATGACCGAAGAGGTGGAAGCCGACCGGAGCGGCGGGGTGACGGCCTCTTACAACCCCGAGGGTTCGTGGAACTACTACTCGTGCCTGGCCCTGGACCTGGGGCTGTAGATCTCATGACTCGTCGCACGGACGCGGAGACGGGCGCTTGGTCGGTTCGTCGAGCAGTGGCAGCACCAGTGGCAGGCGGCGAGCGCCGTTGCACACCCGCCGGGAGAGCTGGTTCTGCACCCGGCCGGCCCAGTAGCCGTAACCCACTGTCTCATTGTCGGGCGGCCCCCGGTCCGGTGCGACCCGGTGCCCGGCGCCCCGGCGGGCACCCGCAGCGCGGCCGGCCACAGGGCGGTGCGGCATTCGTGCTCACAGGTGCGGCCGTCGTGCCGCAACGCGGCGCCCAGGGGCAGTCGTGGACCACGGGCGCACTGCCCAAGGGGCCCACCGGGAGGATCCTCGGAAGGGAGATCGTTCCGCGGTCCGATCGGGGCAGCGGGTGCGGAAACCGTGTACGGCGGGCGGGTCGCACCGGCTGGGTATCGCCGTACAGGTGCTGGACGGCCTGGACCAGGGGTGCGAGCACGGGTTCGGTGGCTGCCTGGTCCAGGGCCTCGCGCAGGGCGGTGTTGTGGGTGGGACGGGCCTGCTCCAGCAGGCGCAGGCCGGCGTCGGTGACATTGGTGCAGATGCCCCGGCGGCCGGTCGGGCGCAGGTAGCGCGACAGCAGCCTGCGGTCCTCCAGTCGGGACACCAGCCGCGTGGTGGCGCTCTGGCTGAGGACGACGGACTCGGCCACCTGCCGCATCTGCAGAGGAGGCCGCCGCCGCATCCCGGTCTCCAGCAGGCCGCGCTGCCGGCCTTCCGTGTCAGGTGCGGGATCGCCGCCGAGCCCTGGAGCCCTCTGGCTCGGGGCGCCGTCCTCAAGGGCGAGGCGATCGTGCGAATCGCCGAGGCGTACGGCGTAACCCCGGCGCAGGTCGTGCTGCGCCGGCACCTGCAGAGCGGCAACATCGTGATCCTCGAGTCCGTCACCCCCGACCGCATCCGGCAGGGTCTCGACGTCTTCGGCTTCCAGCCCGCCGACGCCGGCTCGGCCGCCCTTGCAGGCCCTGACGGGCTCTGCGCACCGGCCCCGACCCCGACACCCTCAACCGACCGACCCCGAACACCCCGGGTGTGCTGCCCGTCCCGTGCAGGGAGAACGCGCGCACCCGGGGGGCCGGGCACCGCCTCCGCAGCCGCACAGCCTCGACGAGGGGACAACGCACCATGCAGATCGATCTCTCCGGCCGGACCGCTCTCGTCACCGGCTCCACCCAGGGCATCGGCCGGGCCATCGCCACCGGCCTTGCCCGCGCGGGAGCCCGCGTCGTCGTCAACGGCCGCGGCGAGCAGCGCGTCGCGGACGCCGTCCGCGCCGTGTGCGCCGACTCCGGCAGTGACGACGTCATCGGCGCCACGGGCGACCTGGCGACGGAGCAGGGCGCCGCCGCCGTACTGCGGGCCGTACCCGCGGCCGACATCCTCGTCAACAACCTCGGCATCTTCGGTGCCGCGCCTGCGCTGGAGATCGACGACGCCGAGTGGCGCCGCTACTTCGAGGTGAACGTCCTCTCCGCCGTGCGGCTCATCCGCTCCTACCTGCCCGGCATGAAGGAACGGGGCTGGGGACGTGTCCTCAACCTCGCCAGCGACTCGGCCGTGGCCATCCCCGCCGAAATGATCCACTACGGCATGACGAAGACCTCGCTGCTCGCCGTCAGCCGCGGGTTCGCCAAGGACGCCGCAGGCACCGGCGTCACCGTCAACTCCGTCATCGCCGGACCGACCCACACCGGTGGCGTCGAGGGATTCGTCCGCGAGTTGGTCGGCGACGAGTTGCCCTGGGACGAGGCGCAGCGCGAGTTCATGGTCAAGTACCGCCCGCAGTCCCTGCTGCAACGCCTCATCGAGCCCGAGGAGATCGCCAACCTGGTCGTCTATCTCGCCTCGCCGTACGCCTCTGCCACCACCGGCGGTGCCCTACGCGTCGACGGAGGCTACGTCGACTCCATCCTGCCCTGAGCCCGCCGCCCGACCACCGTGCCCCCGGCCTGCCTGCCGAAGGCCTGCGGCCGGACAAATTTGATCTACAGAAGCATATAGCCCGCGTTTGCATTAGTAAGCGTATGCAAGTACCGTCGTGTGCAAGTAGGCTGCGAAGGGCGCGTGGGGGAGTCGCCGAGCGGCCACCACGCACGAATGGGAGCCAGTTCCTGATGAGCCTGACCCACCTGCTGCCCGGTTCGCTGGGCTTCGGTACCGCCCCCATGGGCAACATGTTCCGCGCCATCCCCGAGGACGAGGCGCAGACCACCCTGCAGGCCGCCTGGGACCAGGGCATCCGCTACTACGACACCGCCCCGTTCTACGGCGCGGGCCTGGCCGAGATCCGGCTCGGCGAGATGCTGTCCCGGCGGCCGCGGGACTCCTTCGTCCTGTCCACGAAGGTCGGCCGTGTCATCCACGACGAGGTGGAGGATCCCACCGCCCGAGACCTGGGCGAGAAGGGCGGCCTGTTCGAGCACGGTCGCCCCAACAGGATGACCGACGACTACGGCGCCGACGCCACCAAGCGTTCCATCGAGGACAGCCTGCAGCGGCTGAACACCGACCGGCTCGACATCGTCTGGGTGCACGACATCGCCCAGGACTTCCACGGCGACCGCTGGCTCGCCCAGTTCGAGACCGCCCGCACCGGCGCCTTCCGGGTCCTGGACGATCTGCGCGACCAGGGTGTCATCAAGGCCTGGGGCCTGGGCGTCAACCGGGTGGAGCCCATCGAGCTGACCCTCGCCCTGGACGAGCCCCGCCCCGACGGATTCCTCCTGGCCGGCCGGTACACCCTGCTGGACCACCGCCAGGCACTGCAACGGCTGTTGCCCGCGGCGCAGGAACAGGGTGTCGACATGGTCGTCGGCGGCCCCTACAGCTCCGGCATCCTGGCCGGCGGCACCCACTTCGAGTACCAGCAGGCCCCGGCCCACATCCTCGAGACCGTCGGGCGCATCCGGGAGCTGACCGAGCGGCACGGTGTGTCCATCAAGGCCGCCGCGCTGCAGTTCACCCTCGCCCACCCGGCCGCCGCGGCGGCGATCCCCGGCGCCTCCCGCCCCTCCCGGATCACCGAGGACCTCGGTGCCCTGCGCGAGGAGATCCCCGCGGCCTTCTGGCAGGACCTGCGGGAGGCCGGCCTGCTCGACCCGGCCGCGCCCCTCCCGGCCGGCGACTGACCCGCCCGGCACCCGGCAATTCCGCAACCCCGCGAACGAAGGAACCCGCAATGGCATCCACTTCCGTGACCCGCGTCGTTCAGGCCGGCCCCGAGGAGGTCTGGAACCTGATCGGAGGCTTCCACTCCCTGCCCGACTGGCTGCCCTTCATCTCCGAGAGCGTCTGCGAACAGGGAGGCCGCACCCGCCGCCTGACCAACGTGGACGGCGAGGTGATCATCGAGCAGCTGACGGCGTACGACCTGCAGGCGCGCTCCTACAGCTACACCTTCCTGCAGGCCCCGTTCCCGGTCACCGGCTATCTCGCCACCCTCCGCGTCCACGCCCTGCCCGGTAGGCCGGACGCCGCCGAGGTCCAGTGGAGCGGGCGCTTCGTCCCCGAGGGCGTGAGCGACGAGGAGGCCGAAGGCCTCTTCACCGGGGTATACCGGGACGGCCTCGATGCCCTGGCCGCGGCGATCGGGACACGATGACCGGCGGACGGTGACGGGTCCGGACCCTGGCAGGCGGAATACCGGACGATCAGGACCGACTTGCGGTGCACGCCTCCCACCATGGCCAGGAAGCCGGGCACCTCCGCGTACTGCGCCAGCGGCAGGGACTTGAAGCCCTCGAACGCCTCACCGATCTCGTCGTTCCGCTGCACGCCCATCGTGCTGTCCTCCCCGTGTGGTGCGTCCTGTCCAACGGACCTCCTTGTTCCCCGGGGCGGCCCTCGGCACTACAGCAGGCCGATGTTGGTGAGTGGGACGTTCCAGTCGTTGGCCTCGATACGTCCCCGGCCGTCCCGGGCCGCGGCCGGCAGTGCGAACGACATCAGCCCGACAACGACAACGGCCAGGACGGTGACGACTCGACGCTTCACGGTTCCTCCTCGACGACGACAGCACCGACCACCCTGCTCCGTGCCGGTGGCCCGCGTCCGCCCAGCCACGCCGCCCAGCCTGCGGATTCAGCCGCACGGTGGTGGCATCGCTCGCGCTGGGCTGCCGGCACGGGCCGCCGTGTCCGTCGCCCCCTGCCCGGTGCGATCAACAGCAGAGTCACAGGCGTAGTTCCCGGGCCTGATCCAGTGCCTTCCGGTATGCCGGTTGCTCCAACGTCTGCGCCGGCCGGACCACCGCGCCCGCCGCAAGGCCACAGGCCGACCCGAACGCAGGTGGCGGCAACGGACCTTTCCGGCACGGTGCTCGACGCGCTCCGCCAGGCGCCGGCCACGTGAGCCGTTCCCGCGAGCAACGTCTCATGCCGCGGCTAGGCAAGGGTGTTGATCCTGGTGCGCACCTTGTTCACGATCATGGCCGGGAGGGTCGCGTAGCCCTCGAAGCTCAGGTCCTGCTGGCCTGTCATGCCGGCGATGTAGGTCAGGAATGCCTTGGTGGCGGGCCATGTCGCCGGTTTGTTGCCCTTGTCGCAGACGATCTCGTACGTGACCATGTCGATCGGGTAGGCACTCGGGGCTCTGGTCGCGTAGTCGAGTTTGAGCACCAGGTCGCCGTCGGCGTTCATGGGGGTGGAGCCGGCGATCGCTTTGGAGGCCGTGAGGACGCTGGCGTCGACCGGGGCGGGGGCTCCGGTGGCGATCGAGGCCGTGGGGACGTTACGGGCGAGGGCATGGGTCAGTTCGACGTAGCCGATGGCGCCCGGGGTCTTCTTCACCTGTTCGGCGACGCCCGAGGAGCCCTTGGCGGACTGGCCTCCCCCGGCC
This region includes:
- a CDS encoding alpha/beta fold hydrolase, coding for MINRRTFGKAMGLGTGAAAASLAGLQDVSSAAPTAPASAAAPGTPGTPGRHTSFPSLKQVKAGLLNVGYAELGPAHGPVVICLHGWPYDIHSYVDVAPLLAARGYRVIVPYLRGHGTTRFLSSRTFRNGQQSVIALDIIALMDALEIHNAVIAGFDWGSRTGDILAVLWPERVKALVSVSGYLITDRKAQLEPLPAAAEHTWWYQFYFATERGRKAMEDQDHRLQLTRLVWELVSPTWKFDDATFARTAAAFENPDYAAIVIHNYRWRLSVADGERRYDRYEEKLAMTPSIAVPTITVDPEKDPFTLPGNGSTYRARFTGKYEHRTLTGVGHNVPQEAPVAFAQAVVDADRL
- a CDS encoding SDR family NAD(P)-dependent oxidoreductase, whose protein sequence is MQIDLSGRTALVTGSTQGIGRAIATGLARAGARVVVNGRGEQRVADAVRAVCADSGSDDVIGATGDLATEQGAAAVLRAVPAADILVNNLGIFGAAPALEIDDAEWRRYFEVNVLSAVRLIRSYLPGMKERGWGRVLNLASDSAVAIPAEMIHYGMTKTSLLAVSRGFAKDAAGTGVTVNSVIAGPTHTGGVEGFVRELVGDELPWDEAQREFMVKYRPQSLLQRLIEPEEIANLVVYLASPYASATTGGALRVDGGYVDSILP
- a CDS encoding aldo/keto reductase, yielding MSLTHLLPGSLGFGTAPMGNMFRAIPEDEAQTTLQAAWDQGIRYYDTAPFYGAGLAEIRLGEMLSRRPRDSFVLSTKVGRVIHDEVEDPTARDLGEKGGLFEHGRPNRMTDDYGADATKRSIEDSLQRLNTDRLDIVWVHDIAQDFHGDRWLAQFETARTGAFRVLDDLRDQGVIKAWGLGVNRVEPIELTLALDEPRPDGFLLAGRYTLLDHRQALQRLLPAAQEQGVDMVVGGPYSSGILAGGTHFEYQQAPAHILETVGRIRELTERHGVSIKAAALQFTLAHPAAAAAIPGASRPSRITEDLGALREEIPAAFWQDLREAGLLDPAAPLPAGD
- a CDS encoding SRPBCC family protein, which encodes MASTSVTRVVQAGPEEVWNLIGGFHSLPDWLPFISESVCEQGGRTRRLTNVDGEVIIEQLTAYDLQARSYSYTFLQAPFPVTGYLATLRVHALPGRPDAAEVQWSGRFVPEGVSDEEAEGLFTGVYRDGLDALAAAIGTR